In Dyadobacter sp. NIV53, a single window of DNA contains:
- the rpsR gene encoding 30S ribosomal protein S18: MSLVNEPVEKNINRKKYCRFKKSGIKYIDYKNPDFLLKLINEQGKILPRRLTGTSLKYQRKVSQAIKRARHLAFLPFVADQMK, from the coding sequence ATGTCACTAGTAAACGAACCGGTTGAAAAGAACATTAACCGCAAAAAATATTGCCGTTTCAAAAAATCCGGCATTAAATATATTGATTACAAAAACCCGGACTTTTTACTAAAGCTTATCAATGAGCAAGGTAAAATATTGCCGCGTCGCCTTACAGGTACAAGCTTGAAATATCAGCGTAAAGTATCACAGGCAATTAAAAGAGCACGTCATTTGGCATTCTTGCCTTTCGTTGCTGATCAAATGAAATAA
- the lysM gene encoding peptidoglycan-binding protein LysM, protein MGLVSFFKGVGEKIFKKEEVVAATPEVEPLRASALLAHVKSLGLPYNSLTVKTSGDTVTIAGEVAEQADSEKIALAVGNVEGVEVVDNQLTVATPAPEATYHTVVKGDSLSKIAQTVYGDMMKYPVIFEANKPMLTDPDLIYPGQVLRIPAL, encoded by the coding sequence ATGGGACTAGTGTCTTTTTTTAAAGGAGTAGGAGAAAAAATATTTAAAAAAGAAGAAGTGGTTGCGGCAACTCCGGAGGTTGAACCTCTACGCGCAAGCGCATTATTGGCACACGTTAAATCACTTGGCCTCCCTTATAATTCATTAACTGTAAAAACATCTGGTGACACAGTTACCATTGCAGGGGAAGTTGCAGAACAAGCTGATTCAGAGAAAATTGCATTAGCAGTAGGTAATGTAGAAGGAGTAGAAGTAGTGGATAATCAACTAACGGTTGCAACCCCTGCTCCTGAAGCGACTTATCACACTGTTGTAAAAGGTGATTCACTTTCTAAGATTGCTCAGACCGTCTATGGTGATATGATGAAATATCCTGTCATTTTTGAGGCAAACAAACCTATGCTTACTGATCCGGATCTGATCTATCCAGGCCAGGTTTTACGTATTCCGGCACTTTAA
- the rpsF gene encoding 30S ribosomal protein S6 produces the protein MSKQYETVFILTPILSEAQAKDAVEKFSTIITSNGGVMVHEENWGLRKLAYPIQKKNSGFYHILEYTTPEGGVNVVDVLETEFRRDERILRFMTIVLDKHSIAYNEKKRKGLIGRKREESTESKTENA, from the coding sequence ATGTCTAAGCAATATGAAACGGTGTTCATTCTAACTCCCATTTTGTCTGAGGCCCAGGCAAAGGACGCCGTTGAAAAATTCAGTACGATCATCACGTCTAATGGTGGTGTAATGGTACATGAAGAAAATTGGGGATTGCGTAAGCTGGCCTATCCCATCCAAAAGAAAAACTCTGGCTTTTATCACATTCTTGAATACACAACACCAGAAGGCGGTGTGAATGTAGTCGATGTTTTGGAAACTGAGTTCCGTCGTGACGAACGCATCCTGCGTTTTATGACTATCGTTCTTGACAAACATTCTATCGCTTACAACGAGAAGAAACGCAAAGGGTTGATAGGAAGAAAGAGAGAAGAATCAACTGAATCAAAAACCGAAAACGCATAA
- a CDS encoding NAD(P)/FAD-dependent oxidoreductase, which produces MQTVDVLVIGAGPAGTVAASYLKKQGYSVTILEKEKFPRFQIGESLLPCCMEHLEESGLLEAVKVKNFQKKTGAAFMRGDKRCEFLFSEQFTKGWTWTWQVKRADFDSTLAKAVVENGVQVQFECEVLNVVCSTGKQVTDYKDIDGNMHTIESKFIIDSSGYGRVLPRLFDLSKPSAFSPRGAVFAHLEDVNRTEKTSNNIFVHSFDNNRSWIWAIPFSDGSTSVGIVSDKEKVIELAANDGEKYKDFIRNFEDLNGRFKNSDLKFEPRSILGYSIGVKKMFGEGFVLSGNSTEFLDPIFSSGVTFATASGLLSAKMTHRHLQGEDVNWKTDYEDVIQKGIDVFRSYVTGWYSGDFQTIVFTEHINTEIKNQICSVLAGYVWDQSNPFVKKHNTILPTLARVIKMKEKFNSKPGIKK; this is translated from the coding sequence ATGCAAACAGTTGATGTTTTAGTTATTGGAGCCGGTCCGGCAGGTACAGTGGCTGCATCCTATTTAAAAAAACAGGGCTATTCGGTTACCATACTGGAAAAAGAGAAATTTCCGCGCTTTCAGATTGGCGAAAGTCTGTTGCCATGCTGCATGGAACACCTGGAAGAATCCGGCCTTTTGGAAGCAGTTAAAGTAAAAAACTTTCAGAAAAAAACCGGCGCCGCATTTATGCGTGGTGATAAAAGATGTGAATTTCTATTTTCGGAACAATTCACAAAAGGCTGGACATGGACATGGCAGGTGAAACGTGCTGATTTTGACAGTACACTTGCGAAGGCGGTTGTAGAGAATGGAGTTCAGGTGCAATTTGAATGTGAGGTATTGAATGTAGTTTGCAGTACAGGCAAACAGGTAACAGATTATAAAGATATTGATGGAAATATGCACACCATTGAATCAAAATTCATTATCGATTCCAGTGGCTACGGACGTGTCTTACCTAGGTTGTTTGATTTAAGCAAACCTTCGGCTTTTTCTCCAAGAGGTGCTGTTTTTGCGCATTTGGAAGATGTTAACCGGACAGAAAAAACAAGTAATAACATTTTTGTTCATTCGTTTGACAATAACCGTTCATGGATTTGGGCTATCCCATTTTCTGATGGCTCAACTTCGGTTGGAATTGTAAGTGATAAAGAAAAAGTAATTGAACTGGCAGCAAATGACGGAGAAAAATATAAGGATTTCATCCGGAATTTTGAAGATCTCAATGGCAGGTTTAAAAATTCAGATTTAAAATTTGAGCCCAGAAGTATCTTAGGGTATTCTATTGGCGTAAAAAAAATGTTTGGAGAAGGTTTTGTCCTTTCGGGCAATAGTACGGAATTTCTTGATCCCATATTTTCCTCTGGTGTGACTTTTGCAACCGCATCAGGATTACTTTCTGCAAAAATGACACACCGGCATTTACAAGGTGAGGACGTAAACTGGAAAACCGATTATGAAGATGTGATCCAAAAAGGAATTGACGTTTTCAGGAGTTATGTAACTGGCTGGTACAGCGGTGATTTCCAAACAATCGTTTTTACGGAACATATTAATACTGAAATCAAGAACCAGATATGTTCTGTATTGGCAGGTTATGTTTGGGATCAGTCTAATCCGTTTGTAAAAAAACACAATACAATTTTGCCTACCCTGGCTAGGGTGATTAAAATGAAAGAAAAGTTTAATAGTAAACCAGGTATTAAAAAGTGA
- a CDS encoding glycerol-3-phosphate dehydrogenase/oxidase codes for MNRQASIKKLESEDFDICIIGAGASGAGCALDAALRGYKVALIDKKDFASETSSKSTKLIHGGVRYLEQAFKKLDFAQLKQVRHGLEERHLVLNNAPHLARPLALITPVGSWLEGLYFSIGLKMYDSFATHDSLPKSKWLKKTDVLKRIPTLNETKLHSAVLYYDGQLDDARYCLALVQSASESGAIVANYLKVDGFGKSEANKLKTVQVKDTQSGHQFSIKTKLVLNCTGPFSDKIRLLANPLLQERIRPSKGVHVVLPYETLNSEHAMLIPKTPDGRVVFAIPFEGAMMLGTTDTESDDITEEPKLNEADKQYLVDTLNPYLAKKIDISQLRAGFGGLRPLLSAETGKSTKSLLRDHEVEIDTVSGLVSLLGGKWTTYRLMAKDAIDQIDGIFENKNACLTATHILAGGMNYNFESYRILEKKYSLPADVCQHLVKKYGSRAENVCRLTTSDPELKERLDSGYPYIKAEIIYTVRTEMAVTPRDFLARRIRLEITDWDTTIRTLPIVADLMAVELNWTELQKQQHISDYISEIEKFISEADKILS; via the coding sequence ATGAACAGACAGGCATCTATAAAGAAGTTAGAAAGTGAGGATTTTGATATTTGTATAATAGGTGCCGGTGCGAGCGGCGCCGGCTGTGCTTTGGACGCAGCGCTACGGGGATATAAAGTAGCATTGATTGATAAAAAAGATTTTGCTTCTGAAACGTCTTCGAAATCTACCAAGCTTATTCATGGTGGTGTCCGATATCTTGAACAGGCATTTAAGAAACTGGATTTTGCCCAGTTAAAGCAGGTTCGCCATGGTTTGGAAGAAAGGCACCTGGTTTTGAACAATGCGCCACATCTGGCCAGACCACTGGCACTTATTACACCGGTTGGCTCCTGGCTGGAAGGCCTTTATTTCAGCATTGGCCTAAAAATGTATGATAGTTTTGCTACGCATGATTCGTTGCCTAAAAGTAAATGGTTAAAAAAAACTGATGTATTAAAAAGGATTCCTACACTGAACGAAACCAAACTTCACAGCGCTGTACTGTATTATGATGGTCAATTGGATGATGCAAGATATTGTCTGGCATTGGTTCAGTCGGCGTCTGAATCGGGTGCAATTGTAGCTAATTATCTAAAAGTTGACGGCTTTGGTAAGAGTGAAGCTAATAAACTTAAAACCGTACAGGTAAAAGATACGCAGTCAGGACACCAGTTTTCAATAAAAACAAAACTGGTACTTAATTGTACCGGCCCTTTTTCTGATAAAATCCGTTTATTGGCTAATCCGCTTTTGCAGGAACGTATCCGTCCAAGTAAAGGGGTGCACGTTGTTCTTCCGTACGAAACACTGAACAGCGAACATGCCATGCTGATTCCTAAAACACCGGATGGACGTGTTGTGTTTGCAATTCCATTTGAAGGAGCAATGATGCTGGGAACTACGGATACAGAATCAGACGATATAACGGAAGAACCTAAATTAAATGAAGCAGACAAGCAATACCTGGTAGATACGCTGAATCCATACCTGGCAAAAAAGATTGATATTTCTCAGCTTAGGGCAGGTTTTGGAGGATTGCGTCCTTTGCTTTCCGCTGAAACAGGAAAATCGACAAAAAGCTTACTTAGGGATCATGAAGTAGAAATTGATACCGTTTCCGGATTGGTAAGTTTACTGGGAGGAAAATGGACTACATACCGGTTGATGGCTAAGGATGCGATTGACCAGATTGACGGTATTTTCGAAAATAAAAATGCCTGCCTTACGGCTACACATATACTTGCCGGAGGCATGAACTACAATTTCGAGTCTTACAGGATATTAGAGAAAAAGTACTCGTTACCAGCTGATGTATGCCAGCATTTAGTTAAGAAATACGGATCCAGAGCTGAAAATGTTTGTAGGCTAACTACTTCTGATCCGGAACTAAAAGAACGGCTGGACTCTGGGTATCCCTACATTAAAGCAGAAATAATCTATACAGTTCGTACAGAAATGGCAGTGACTCCCCGTGATTTTCTGGCAAGAAGAATCCGCCTTGAAATTACTGATTGGGACACAACAATCAGGACACTACCCATTGTTGCCGATCTCATGGCGGTTGAATTAAACTGGACTGAATTACAAAAGCAACAGCATATTTCAGATTACATAAGTGAAATAGAAAAATTCATTTCCGAAGCTGATAAAATTCTTAGTTAA
- the rplI gene encoding 50S ribosomal protein L9, whose amino-acid sequence MEIILITDIAGVGYKNDIVSVKAGFGRNYLIPQGFALLANPSNRKIVAENVRQASHKAEKLKKDAEDIASAIGDLTIDIRTVVGESGRIFGRVTNTQVSDILKAKGFDIDRKKITVDDVKSIGVYSALIDLHKEVKHKISLNVIAAED is encoded by the coding sequence ATGGAAATTATATTAATAACTGATATAGCCGGAGTAGGATATAAGAACGACATCGTTTCTGTGAAAGCAGGATTCGGTCGTAATTACCTTATTCCACAGGGATTTGCATTATTAGCTAATCCGTCAAACCGCAAAATTGTTGCTGAAAACGTACGCCAGGCTTCTCATAAAGCTGAAAAGCTTAAAAAAGATGCTGAAGATATCGCTTCTGCAATCGGTGACCTTACAATTGATATCCGTACAGTAGTTGGAGAAAGCGGCCGTATTTTCGGACGCGTTACCAATACTCAGGTTTCGGATATTCTTAAAGCTAAAGGATTTGATATCGACCGTAAGAAAATTACAGTTGATGATGTAAAATCTATTGGTGTGTATTCAGCATTGATCGATCTTCACAAAGAAGTGAAACATAAGATCTCTCTGAACGTAATTGCAGCTGAGGATTAA
- a CDS encoding NAD(P)/FAD-dependent oxidoreductase produces the protein MPGLTEKEYDFVIIGSGLGGLACAYILASEGHSVAVLEKNHQIGGHLQVYSRGKTIFDTGVHYVGSLNEGENLYQFFKYFGILDKLKLKRMGDQKFDVVRFDDGKEYDYAQGYESFQKVLLDYFPDEKNAIEAYCEKIKEVCSKFPLYNLKISGENYQLDEDLLKLNAHDYIASLTSNFRLQNVLAGTNLLYAGVKEKTPFFVHALIINSYLSGSYKFIDGGSQIAILMSRAIRSLGGEIYKRKKVVGANYDTEGNIKEVKLESGETVRGKQFISNVHPSMTIDIFGEDRFLNIYKNRIHGLENSISTFLVHLSFYENTFEYLNYNIYQHHNEDVWAGIDYDEATWPQTYFICTPFISKHKKYADSMSIMTYMNTSETDQWAHTTKTVSEPGKRDAAYDEFKKEKEARVLKRIEEVFPGITTKIKAVHSASPLTFRDYIGNKDGSLYGVLKNSNSPARTQINTKTRIPNLHLTGQNISMHGILGVTVSAFVTCFAFVDKEKLIKKVINA, from the coding sequence ATGCCCGGACTCACCGAAAAAGAATATGACTTTGTCATTATTGGTAGCGGCTTGGGTGGACTGGCTTGTGCATACATTCTGGCTTCGGAAGGCCACAGTGTAGCAGTGCTCGAAAAAAATCATCAGATCGGCGGTCATTTGCAGGTTTACAGCCGTGGTAAAACCATATTCGATACGGGAGTTCATTATGTAGGCAGTTTAAATGAGGGAGAAAATCTATATCAGTTCTTTAAATATTTCGGGATACTGGATAAGTTGAAATTAAAGCGAATGGGCGACCAGAAGTTTGATGTGGTCCGTTTTGATGATGGCAAGGAATATGATTATGCTCAGGGGTATGAATCTTTTCAAAAAGTATTACTTGATTATTTTCCCGATGAAAAAAATGCAATAGAAGCGTATTGTGAAAAAATTAAAGAGGTTTGCAGCAAATTTCCTTTGTATAATTTAAAAATCTCAGGTGAAAATTACCAACTGGATGAAGATCTTCTAAAACTGAATGCACACGACTATATTGCTTCACTGACTTCTAATTTCCGTTTGCAAAATGTACTTGCCGGAACCAATTTGCTATATGCCGGCGTGAAAGAGAAAACACCCTTTTTTGTTCATGCACTGATCATTAACAGCTATTTGTCAGGCTCTTACAAATTCATCGATGGTGGTTCACAGATAGCCATTTTAATGAGCCGCGCTATCAGAAGTTTGGGGGGAGAAATTTATAAAAGAAAGAAAGTTGTTGGGGCAAATTATGATACAGAGGGTAATATCAAGGAAGTTAAACTGGAAAGTGGAGAGACAGTCAGAGGCAAACAATTCATTTCCAATGTACATCCGTCTATGACAATTGATATATTTGGCGAAGATCGTTTTTTGAATATTTATAAGAACAGGATACATGGATTGGAAAATAGTATCTCCACTTTTTTAGTACATCTTTCTTTCTATGAAAACACGTTCGAATACCTGAATTACAATATCTATCAGCATCATAATGAGGATGTTTGGGCCGGAATAGATTATGATGAAGCCACATGGCCGCAAACTTATTTTATTTGTACACCATTTATTTCCAAACATAAAAAATATGCTGATTCTATGTCCATCATGACTTACATGAATACTTCAGAAACGGATCAATGGGCGCATACCACTAAAACAGTTTCTGAACCAGGTAAGCGGGATGCAGCTTATGACGAGTTTAAAAAGGAAAAAGAGGCAAGGGTTTTGAAGCGGATTGAAGAGGTTTTTCCAGGCATAACAACGAAAATAAAAGCAGTTCACAGCGCTTCTCCACTTACCTTCAGAGATTATATTGGAAATAAGGACGGTTCATTATACGGTGTTTTAAAGAATTCTAATTCACCGGCAAGAACACAGATCAATACAAAAACAAGAATACCAAATCTGCACCTGACAGGTCAGAATATTTCCATGCATGGCATACTGGGAGTTACCGTGAGCGCATTTGTTACCTGTTTTGCTTTTGTTGATAAAGAAAAACTCATTAAAAAAGTTATTAACGCATGA
- a CDS encoding YggS family pyridoxal phosphate-dependent enzyme, whose translation MSSIAQNIQHIENEIPGTTKLIAVTKTKPVSMLEETYNTGFRRFGENKVQEMSEKFNLLPKDIEWHMIGHLQSNKVKYMAPFVAMVHSVDSFKLLKEINKEAKKNNRTIACLLQIFIAQEETKFGLSAEEAEEILQSTQLGALTNIKIAGLMGMASNTEDPEQVRSEFHSLKTLFESFKQYNNERVDMQELSMGMSGDYMIAAEEGSTLIRVGSAIFGSR comes from the coding sequence ATGTCTTCAATTGCCCAAAATATTCAGCATATAGAAAACGAAATACCAGGCACAACAAAGTTAATTGCTGTAACAAAAACCAAGCCGGTTTCAATGCTGGAAGAAACTTATAATACCGGGTTCCGTCGGTTTGGAGAGAACAAGGTACAGGAAATGAGTGAGAAGTTTAATTTGCTCCCAAAAGATATTGAATGGCATATGATCGGCCACCTCCAGTCTAACAAAGTAAAATATATGGCGCCGTTCGTTGCCATGGTCCATTCTGTCGACAGTTTTAAGTTACTAAAGGAAATCAATAAGGAGGCAAAGAAAAACAATAGGACAATTGCTTGTTTACTGCAAATATTTATTGCGCAGGAAGAAACGAAATTTGGTTTATCAGCAGAAGAAGCTGAGGAAATATTACAATCTACACAACTTGGTGCTTTAACAAATATAAAAATTGCCGGATTAATGGGCATGGCATCCAATACAGAAGATCCAGAACAGGTTCGGTCTGAATTTCATAGTTTAAAAACTTTGTTTGAATCTTTTAAACAGTACAACAATGAACGTGTGGACATGCAGGAATTATCAATGGGCATGAGTGGTGATTATATGATTGCAGCCGAAGAAGGTAGTACTTTAATAAGGGTCGGAAGTGCGATTTTTGGAAGCAGGTGA
- a CDS encoding DUF423 domain-containing protein, with protein MKFMIQAGGILGALAVALGAFGAHALKGMLETSGRLETFETAVKYQFYHALAMVLVGILMQRAGADAVRLLGWSGNAFAIGVIIFSGSLYAICFTGITKFGATAPIGGLALIVGWILLIMAAGKLA; from the coding sequence ATGAAGTTCATGATTCAGGCCGGCGGTATATTGGGTGCATTAGCAGTAGCGTTAGGTGCTTTTGGTGCTCATGCTTTAAAAGGAATGCTGGAAACATCCGGCAGATTGGAAACTTTTGAAACCGCAGTAAAATACCAGTTTTATCACGCTTTGGCCATGGTATTGGTCGGTATACTTATGCAGCGTGCAGGCGCAGATGCAGTACGTTTGTTAGGTTGGTCGGGAAATGCTTTTGCTATTGGTGTGATAATTTTTTCAGGGTCACTTTACGCGATTTGTTTTACAGGAATTACCAAATTTGGAGCCACTGCACCAATCGGAGGTTTAGCATTAATCGTCGGCTGGATACTTTTAATTATGGCGGCAGGAAAACTTGCCTGA
- a CDS encoding glycosyltransferase family 9 protein, whose amino-acid sequence MALKRFIQLWTHRYHKYSHIFKAHFLAYFHWLRFKLKKAGLKDNQELISIIRTEHFGDIIAAEPISRYVRSLYPHAHIVWFVKPSFHELIDFNPSIDETFTEFCVTQRKVLLRTGIFDKVFELQFLNNNHCNKCQVSVENPVAERRGISVLNYLDFGNLLEVFAQAGDLIPAHTLFPADDQPCVNLQDSHRETVDSLGLDKPYIVVHCQSNYAPKDWPADRWRQLIHWLADQYNYQIVEIGLKSNLLVTAASYRNLCGQLSILETAEVIKRASYLIGLDSGPSHLGNATGTYGMILMGALDKFSEYNPYSGSYGRQENAVFIRQNGLTCSQLSFEFVKGEVEKVLGN is encoded by the coding sequence ATGGCCTTAAAAAGATTTATCCAGCTCTGGACACACCGCTATCATAAATATTCACATATTTTCAAAGCTCATTTTCTGGCTTATTTTCATTGGCTCAGATTTAAACTAAAAAAAGCCGGACTAAAAGATAATCAGGAACTTATCTCTATTATTCGTACTGAACATTTTGGAGACATTATTGCTGCCGAACCTATTTCCAGATATGTAAGGTCGCTTTATCCTCATGCACATATTGTATGGTTTGTAAAGCCTTCTTTTCACGAGCTTATTGATTTTAACCCTTCAATTGACGAAACTTTTACTGAATTCTGTGTAACTCAGCGGAAGGTATTATTGCGTACAGGCATTTTTGATAAAGTCTTTGAATTGCAATTTTTGAACAATAATCATTGTAACAAATGCCAGGTTTCTGTTGAAAATCCAGTTGCGGAAAGAAGGGGGATCAGTGTACTTAATTATCTGGATTTCGGGAATTTATTAGAGGTATTTGCTCAGGCAGGAGATTTAATACCTGCACATACTTTATTCCCCGCAGACGATCAGCCATGTGTAAATTTACAGGATAGTCATAGAGAAACGGTTGATTCTCTGGGTTTGGATAAACCATATATTGTCGTTCATTGCCAGTCTAATTATGCACCCAAAGACTGGCCGGCTGATCGCTGGCGGCAACTTATCCACTGGCTTGCAGACCAATATAATTACCAGATCGTTGAAATCGGGCTAAAAAGTAACTTGTTAGTTACAGCAGCATCTTACCGGAATCTGTGCGGACAACTATCAATCCTGGAAACAGCAGAGGTGATAAAAAGAGCCAGTTATTTAATTGGTTTGGATAGCGGGCCTTCTCATTTGGGCAATGCAACCGGAACATATGGGATGATACTAATGGGAGCATTGGACAAGTTTTCGGAATACAATCCTTATTCCGGAAGTTATGGACGACAGGAAAATGCCGTTTTTATACGACAAAACGGATTAACCTGTTCTCAATTATCATTTGAATTTGTGAAAGGAGAAGTGGAAAAAGTTTTAGGGAATTAA
- a CDS encoding beta-ketoacyl synthase chain length factor: MFVTDLSCISPQRTFDDAFFENDIKFHAGNRYAALEPVYGSLIPAGLLRRMGKAVRMGVGAGLPLIQRRPDLDGIILGTANGGLEDCLKFLNQIVDYEEGTLTPTNFVQSTPNAIAGNLALMSKNTGYNTTHVHKGLAFECALLDCMLLFEERKAESLLLGGVEEISEYNYNIDFLSGSFKRQNTTSENLLSSDSPGTVCGEGAAFFVVEAERSAKTIAQIKDTDQISYPSKEELFSKMNHFLDRNGIAAKEIDVVILGYSGDNRNDGWYDQIHQEFFLHSSVYTYKNLVGDYPSVSAFATWLAVQLLSGKPIPARLLISNLSDIQNPKNILIYNHHKGVQHGFILLTI; encoded by the coding sequence ATGTTTGTAACAGACTTGTCCTGCATATCACCTCAAAGAACTTTTGATGACGCATTTTTTGAAAATGATATAAAATTTCATGCAGGAAATCGTTACGCAGCGTTGGAACCAGTATATGGATCTCTCATACCGGCGGGATTACTCAGACGAATGGGGAAAGCGGTAAGAATGGGAGTAGGGGCCGGGTTACCTTTGATTCAGAGGAGACCGGATCTGGATGGAATTATATTGGGGACCGCTAACGGAGGACTGGAAGATTGTCTCAAATTCCTGAATCAGATCGTAGATTATGAAGAAGGCACCCTGACTCCCACTAACTTTGTACAAAGTACTCCCAATGCTATAGCAGGAAATCTGGCGTTAATGAGCAAAAACACGGGTTATAATACAACACATGTTCATAAAGGGCTGGCTTTTGAATGTGCATTGCTGGATTGTATGTTATTGTTTGAAGAAAGAAAAGCTGAGTCGTTGCTGTTGGGGGGTGTTGAAGAAATCTCAGAATATAATTATAATATAGACTTTCTTAGTGGTTCTTTCAAAAGGCAAAATACTACTTCTGAAAACCTTTTAAGTTCTGATTCTCCAGGTACCGTTTGTGGTGAAGGAGCAGCATTTTTTGTTGTTGAAGCGGAAAGATCTGCAAAAACAATTGCGCAAATAAAAGATACCGACCAGATCAGTTATCCTTCGAAAGAAGAGCTGTTTAGCAAAATGAATCATTTTCTTGACCGGAATGGAATTGCCGCAAAAGAAATTGATGTTGTAATACTGGGTTACAGTGGCGACAACCGGAATGATGGCTGGTATGACCAAATTCATCAGGAATTCTTTTTACACAGCTCTGTTTATACCTACAAAAACCTGGTCGGTGATTATCCATCCGTATCCGCTTTTGCAACTTGGCTGGCGGTTCAGCTTCTTTCCGGGAAACCAATACCTGCCCGGTTATTGATTTCTAATCTTTCCGATATTCAAAATCCTAAAAATATTCTGATCTATAATCATCACAAAGGAGTCCAGCATGGATTTATTTTATTGACAATTTAA